The Natator depressus isolate rNatDep1 chromosome 23, rNatDep2.hap1, whole genome shotgun sequence sequence agggatggggatggatggatgaaggaaTGGGGATGGATGCAGGGGTGGcgagggatggggatggatgcAGGGGTGGCGAGGGATGGAtagaggggaggggatggaagaaggggtggtgggggatggggatggatagaggggtcTCTGGCAGAGTTGTGACATTGTCCCACAGTGACTCTTGTTGACGGGAATTCCACTGctgaccccccgccccaccccctctAGCAGGGTCTGTCTCCTTGTCGTTTCACCCTGGGCCCTGACAGCCATAGGGTCCCTAGTGCTGATGGAAGCACACCAGGGAGGGGGGCTCCACACGGTCCCTGAGACAGCCAGGCCATGCCCCCATTGCTAGCTTTGCAGAGGACCCCAGGACCTCACCCGGCTCTCGAGGGCTCTCCAGCTGCGGCTGCATCTCGGCCTCTGAAGGCTCTGGAGCGGTGGACGTGAACATGGCCCTTAGCAGGCCAGGCTGCCTCCCGGCATGACGGGACTCCACGTGCTCCTATTGGTCTCTTTGCTGACGAGCGGCTCAGTGCGCGGGAGACGGGTCTGTGGAAAGGAGGCCATCAGGGTCCTGCAGAACGTCACCAAGTTGCTGGTGAGCAGTGCAGGGGGGGATACGAGACGGGATGGAGctctcccacccccatgccaTAGGTGAAGGGCCTGGGTAGCCCAAGAGGGCCCCCCGTGGGCAGCTGGAGTCTCGGAGCCGTATTGTTatctcctgccccaggctcctcGCTCAGTAGAGAGAGAGGCCCAGGCGTGGGAAGGGAGTGGACGCAGCCGAGACACATTGGCAGCCGGGAGCAAGGTACCACATTGCTGCCAGGGGCTGTACCCGCCTTGCGGCCCACCCCCATGGCATCCCATCAGCATGGCACCTCACCCTCCATGAATCCCTCATTGCATTCCTCTGCCCCTGTatccctcctcccagagctgagaatagaacccaggagtcctggatccgcagcccctgctttaaccactagaccccgctctgctcccagagctgaggatagaccccaggattcctggctcccagcccccctgctctccaGTTTTAGTATACCCGCTTTCCCAGGTTTGGTGTGAGCTCTCCTTTCAACCTTGGATGCGTCACGtccctgctcagtgcctcagtttccccatctgtaaaacagggatcatgatcctgccctgccactggctgGGCAGTGTTTTAACAGGCTCATTTAATTGTGCCCTGTAAAAGGCCCTGAGACTCTGAAATGTCAGGGGACCGAGAAGTGCAAAGTGTCGGGCAGATTCCTCCGTACAGGGCGCAGTCTCAGTTAGCCATATCTGTATAATGGGCCCACGATCGCTCAGAGGAGATTTAAACAGAAGGCCGGGGGAGCTGGCTTGTCTGCAGGGGGAAATTGACCGGAACAGCTATTGTGGAATAGGAACAGCTGCATGGAGGATCTATTCCGGAATCTACTTCCCCCTGCTGCCTTACGCGGGGCCTGTCCCCCTAACCCGTGGTGCTGCTCTCTTCCAGGGAGACGCCACCGATGGGATTCTCTACACCCCGGAAGACATCACAGTACGTACCCTCTGCCGCCCAGGCTCCAGCGGTCCCCTTGAAACCCTCCATGCACTGGGTCCAACCCAGCCCGGGGTAGCGCTGTTGAAGTGGGTGAATTTCTGGCAGTAAGTGTGGCTCGGCGGTATGGGGAATGCCGTTCATGGGTTAGGATACAGGCCCCAGGTCGCGGCGCAATGGGATATGCGGCCTTTCTgctctaaggccctgattctgatctgtCCCCTCACAGCAGGGACTCGATGGCTTGACAGTGGCGGCATTGGTCACTCCTGCTACCACcttgcaccagctgaggctcttgGATGGTTTTATAAAGTGTGGGTGGGTTGGATTGGGGGGCACCCAGAGGCCCCGCTGTGCCAGGTGCACACCCAGACTCAGAGGAGGGATGGCCCAGGGGCTCCGGCCCTTGCCCAGgattcaggaaacctgggttcaatttccagctctgACGAAAGTCATTTACCCgcctcgtgcctcagtttccccacctgtaaaatggggatgacagTGGCACTGTTCAGGGGAACTGCCCCTGTATTCCCAGTCCACCAAGGGCACCCGCTTCGGGCTCTTCAGCTATCACCTCTCTTGGCCAGAgacctgtgtctctctccctcctgacggGTTCTTCCACTCTGCACAGGTCCCTGCTTACACTGTGAGGTCCCCAGCAAGAGAGACTCAACTTTTCCCTCAGAGGCGAGGGAACAATGTAATTGCCTATAAGTTAAAGGTACAGGCACGGCCCAGATTTTCTAAGCAAGCCCATTTACTCTTCGGGCCGAAGCATCCCAGAGAAAACATTGAAACGATCAAAGTTCCGGATGTGGGTGCTAACGAGCTTAGCAGAGATCCCCCAGCTCCAGCAAGCGCTCTGGCTCCGGGCTCAGCCCTTCACACCCCACCAAGTGGTTTTACCAGTTCATAACCGCCTTGGTTCAGAACAAACTCTCTGTAGATCCGTGAGTTCCTCCTTTATATATAGGTTGGGCCTCTGAGCTTGTCCTGgcgtaacaggtgatcagcagacaaaggtccCCTCCTCACAGggaagcttcaaaaggctgaattCTTACATAACTGGAGAGGGTACATCTTGCATAGGAAATCTAGGGATTTCCTGGGAAACGCACTCATTTTTTGAGGGGCTCGGTCACTATAGGCACATAAATACCCTAGATGGATataatccctgcccccaaagagcttatgatctacACAGACAAAGGgttggaggggaaactgaggcacagactggcccaaggtcacccagcaggccagggacagagctgggactagaacccaggtgtctgagTCCAGAATTCTAGCCAAGGAAGGTTCGTGGCTTCACAGGAAGAGGTGGCGGTCAAGGCCCAGCCGATGAGATTTTGGGGGCCCAGCCGGAGGACGGTTTGAGCCAGCAAGGCCCACAGCTCTGGGCTCCGGCTAGAGCCTGGGATCTAGCAGGGTTCAGACATTTAAGGAAGTTGATGGGACGGGGTCAGGCGCTGCTTCGTTGTCACCGGTTCCTGGGGTGGCGAGCCCTGCTCTCCCGCGGCTGGGGTCAATGGGAAGGGCCCTCTGGGCCCCTGAAACCgatccatttcccctccccctcccacattctgctgctgccccagcaggTGTGCATGGCGGAGAACCTGAACTGCTTCCACACCGAGCTGCGGGTGATCCAGTGGGAGCACAGGGAGCACACGGAGAGCCTCTCCTTGCTGATCAGGCACCTGAGCCAGCTGGAGAAGCTCAGGACCTGCAAGACCGACCGGCAGTGCCACCCCTGCGAGGGTCACCAGGAGCAGCCCATGCCTCAATTCCTGAGCAAgctcctggagcagctgcagtgggACTGCTGGGTTCAGGGGAGCAACAtgcattcctgtccatcctgacCCGGGTGAGAGCAGCCACGCTGCCCACTGGCTGCTGGGACCCAGTGGGACCTGAGTGGTGTCCCTGCCTGTTTCCAGCCTAACGCCTCGGGCGCAGGTGAGGGATTGCAGCATTCGCCCGTGCGTCAGGGCGGTACTGGTGCTGCGAGGAGCGGGGCGgggactcagtagggggcgctctcccctggcagtcaggcctgaccccaatgcccccgtgtggtgctgggggagctgtgctgcagggagaagggggggccagtagggggcactctcccctggcagtcaggcctgaccccaatgccccagtgcagcactagggggcgctgtgctgcagggagaagTGGggccagtagggggcactctcccctggcagtcaggcctgaccccaatgccccagtgcagcactagggggcgctgtgctgcagggagaagCGAGgccagtagggggcgctgtcccCTGGCAATCAGgcctgaccccaatgccccagtgcagcgctagggggctgcagggagcactgCAAGTGATTCATGAGGAGGGACAAATTTAGAAATGGGTTTTCTGGGACCATTCTGGGTTAACTAAGGATGCAGCACCTATTGCACTCTGGGCCCTATTTTTTCATCCTCTtgtaatgttatttttaaaaaatacagattgTCTGAAGAATCCCAAGGATTTATCTCAGGCCAGAGGGTCATTTCCCTGGAAAAGCCGAAGGAAATTGGTCAAGCTATTTTGAGTTCTAGGATAGTAAAGGGGAAGAAAAGGATATGAGCCGGGATCAACCAGATGTTTAAAGTCCGAGCGGTGCCGATTCACACCGGCAGGCCCTGTGTCGCTGGCTTTGCCGTCCCCTGCTTGGTATCAGGCATGGAGGCGGCTAACGCAAACAAATACATCTTTATACAAGCCTGCAGCTCACCTGCTTCCAACCAGTTCACTTCCTGGGGTGTTTCACTGCCAGGTCTCTTAAAGGTACAATCCCTGACACCAGGCTGCACAAAAAGTCTTTTGTCTGGCTTAAGTTAAAAAGTTGTTTGAGGATCTGAGTTCAAACTCCTCATGCATTCAGTTATTCCGCACTTCTAGTGCAAAGGGTACCTGGGGGCAAAATCGGTGTCGGTGGctgctggttttttttaatggttagCACAAGTTTCAGTGCAGCTTCAGTAATTAACAGAatcagtgtcaaaagctttgtagAATCCAGCGCCCCAGGTGATGGGGCAGCCAGTAAGTTTTAGAGAGGCTGGAGAAATAACTGGGTACATGTGGTCGTGTGCAGCGCTGGTTGCCTCATGTCGAAAAGGTTATCGCAGAATTACAGGGTGTGCAGAGAAGGGTGACGAGAATGATCGAGGGCCTGGAAAAACTCTCCAATAACGAGAAGGAAGAGATTGGGCTGGTTACTGTAGAAAGATGAGTAAAAGGGCAGGGAGATGATAAATCTGTAATGTAGAGACTGGGAAAAAGACAGTTGTTTGGAGCTTCTTTTCCTCCTGTCTTGTAATACAAGGGCAGGGGACACTGAATGAAGttaaaggtgggaaattcaaaccCGACAAAACCCACAATGCAAAATTAGTctggggaactccctgccacatgaTTTTGTTCAGGCTGGGAACTGAGGAAGATTCAAAAAGAGACTGAATATTTATGTGGATAACAAGAATACCCAGAGTTAGAGGCGTTCATGCTAACAAAAATATTGGCAGGGATATTGAACCTCCAGCTTCTGGGGGTTTAAGTCAATTTCTAACTGTTTAGTCTCATCCTACTCTCTAATGTGGGGTGCTGACTCTCCCATACCTGCTACTGTAGGGTTCTTACACCTGCCTCGGAACCATCTGGTGCTGGgaagtgtcagagccaggatactgggccaaatggccctcaggtctgatccagtcttgCTGTTCCTATGTCAGGTGATTGTGCATTAACCAAACTATAGGGTCTGAACACCCCCATAAATGTGAAGCCTCATGACACCGCTAGAAGGTAGGtgggattatccccattttacagatggggaagctgaggcacacaAGTATTCCCTGCCATGCCGGCATGCCACCAGTCTGGCATCTGGGTTGTTGAGGCAAGCTCGGCTCTGAGCGTTTCGCTAACCCTGAAGGAATGTCAGACGCAGAATGAAACAGATCAAAGGTTAATAGAAAACTATCCCTGGTTCATTCCCTCCCCTGCGTTCCTTGGGGTTTGTTTGCTTTGGCTGGCGGAGTTGAACGCTGCCAGTTGGTATCTTGGGGCCTGTAGGGACAGGTACCTAGCAGATAGGGAAGAAGGTCtgaacagggagggaggggcagggctgttgCTCCATCCCTGATCCCCAAGGAGTTGAAGGTTTCTGCTAAAAACAATCATAAGGTGACAGTGCTGCCATTTAAGTGGCCAGCGTCAGGCAACCTGGTCAGCACCCCGCTGAGCCAGATCTCCAAGCTATCCCACCTGCAGACTCAGCCAGGCAGCACTGCATCAATTGTTTACCATGTCCGCAGAAGGCAGGACAAgatgcaatgggcttaatctgcagcaagggaaatttaggtgagatattaggacaaactttcaGAGGAGTGAAGGTCTGGAACAGGAATCCCTGTCGCTGGAGGTTTTTCAGAAGAAGTTGGTCTAGGTTTTCTTAATCTGGCCTCAGCTCAGAGGGCTGggcttgatgacctctcgagggccCTTTCAGCCcggcatttctatgattctatcaggaTCACATTCAGAAGGAGTTTTCGCAACCATtagcttctctccccccaccccatcttcacCCCCATGAGTCCCCCGTATCTTCCCTCTGCCTCATAATTCTTAACAGCTTCGTGCCATGTGCATCTGTCccatcataagaacggccatactgggtcagaccaattgtccatgtAGCCCCAGCTTCCTGTCTTCTGCCAGTGTCAGAcgcttcggagggaatgaacagaacagggcaattattgagtgatccatcccctggcatcccgtcccagcttctggcaatcagagctTCACggacacccagaccatggggttgcatccgggccatcttggctaatagcactgatggacctgtcctccaatgagttccacaggttaactatgCGCTGGGTGacgaagtacttccttttgtttgatttaaacaTGCTGCCCATTGATTTCATCAGGTGGCTCCTAATTCTTGTgtgatgtgaaggggtaaataacatgttccccagtcactttctctgcaccaggcatgattttatcgATCTCTCTCATACCCCCCTCAGGCGTCCCTTTTCTAAGCTGGACAGTCCCAGGCTTTTAAAACTCTCTTTGTAGAGAAGtggttccatccccctcatcattttcattgcccttttctgcaccttttccagttccaatatctcttttgtgagatggggcgaccagaactgcatgcaatatgcaaggtgtgggcgtaccatgtgTAACACCAAGAGACCCTAGTTgtcggcaggcaggattgaacctgggacctcgggagcttaatgcatgagcctctactgcatgagctaaaagccatatggctgttaagcagactcattaatctctctctctaagtggtcttggtgccacaagatgggacagaaaccacatccaggaggtgtgtgggttacacatggatgtatatagtggcattatgttatattctatcttattatctatccctttcctaatggttcctaacattgttagcttttttgactgtcctgcacactgagtggatgttttcagagaccatatcacaatgactccaagatcattttcttgagggctaacagctaatttagaccccatcattttgtacgaatggttgggattttgttttccaatgtgcatgactttgcatttatcaacactgaattgcacctgccatttttttgcctagtcacccagttttgtgagacccttttgtagctctctttgggcttaactatcttgagttattttgtatcatctgcacattttgccacttcacagtttacccccttttccagatcatttatgaatatgttgaacagcactgggcccaggacagatccttgggggaccccgctatttacctctcgcTACTGTGAAAACTGACGGTTTATTCCCAcgctttgtttcctgtcttttaaccagttactgacccacaagaggaccttccctcttatcccatgctcaaaagcctttggtgagggaccttgtcaaaggctttgtgaaagtccaagtacattatatccactggatcacctcgtccacatgcttgttgaccccctcaaagaattctaatagatcggtgaagcatgatttcccttttcaaaagccatgttgacttttccccaataTAACGTGTTCATCTAtgcgtctgataattctgttctttactctagtttcacccaatttgcctggtactgaagttaggctcactggccCGTAAtggccaggatcgcctctggagcctttttaaaaaattggcatcacatttagctactctccagtcatctggtacagaggctgatttcagtgataggttacataccacagttattgGTTCTGCAATTTTATACTTCAGTTCCTTCCTTCCATCCCTGGTGGAATAAGAGATGTCCAGCCTggactcccccccatccccaacaaCATAGATTCCTCTGGGCCTTATATCGTTGGAGAGGTAGATAAAACCCtatatggggtgggggagcagagagtgGGCATTTACTCCTCATGGAAGAAATTCTCTAACAGTTCATTCCAGAGACACTATTTTTCTCTTTCAGACCAACCACACTGATGAGCAGCTGCCTCATCTGTGCCTCCATCCATCCCTGAATGGATGAGTCTCTGTGCCTGTGCCCTCAAGCGGTTAAGATTTTTATTCCATGGAGGCAGTGCAATATGCAGCTGGGGAATCACAGCTCTCTAGTGGCAGCGATTTGGCTGCTTTTGATTTTTAAGGACAATTAGCCTTTATTCCAGGACCTGACCTAAGTTGCCTTTGGTTGTTTTTCCAGATGACAAGTGGACTGAATGACACGAAGGAAGGAATGTGCCACCAGAGTTTGCCTGCTGCCTTGTAGCCCAGTGGGTACTGAGAGGCGGAGAAGCCAAGACAGTGGATCCTTACAATTTTCCCAGAGGGTGTGAGAGGTGCTGCAAAGAGGAGACCTCTGCCAAGGCGATGACTAGAAAGCCAGGGGATGGCACCACGTCAGGGATGATGGCTGACAAGTGACCAGGGTTCACTGAATTCAGCTGGATCATTAGCTTTTCAGCAGTTAGCCAGGTACTGACAGAGGGCAcgacatgaatgctgatccaaTGCCCCCCAGGTGGACCTCTGCACCTACACGACACGCTTGGATCCAAGCTCCTGCCTTTTTTGAAACGGGATGCTAAATTAGATTATGCTGTTCAGCGAAAAGGTGGCAGTGTGTGTAAAATTCCTTATTTAAATGAACCTCAGCCACACCTGCCAGAGCACTAAAGGATAAAATCTGAACCGGTGAAACAGCAATACCTAGAGAAACTTTACAAACTGGaaaacctgaaactagcttaggccatgtctacacttacaagcttacagtggcacagctgcactgataaATCTGTTCTGCTTTAAAAGCACTTGTAGAACCGcgttatgccaacgggagagagctctcccatcgacataataaGACCAGCtcaatgagcagcggtagctatgtcagcaggagagcgtttcctgccgacatagcactgtgcacatgagcgcttatgctggcaaaacttatgtcacaccggcgtgtgtgtttttttcacacccctgagcaacaaaagttttgctgacatcagtgctagtgaagacatggcctTAGAACCTGTAAACAGACACTTTAGCGTTAAAAGTCATTATCAGAAAAGCCCTGAGGCAAGCAGAGAGAACTCCcaggctaagagggacaaattccagctGATTTACACAAAGTGTGGAAAAAGTCATATCCCAAGAGATGATGCATATCCAGCCAGAGGCGCACAGTGTAATAAATGCAAGAAAGATGGACATTTTGCAATTGTTTGCCacaccaaagcagtcagggagttgactcatactacagacaatcaagagccattgtttctgggatctatcacttgTGATGACACAGAACCTGTCTgaagagtgaaactgaatattcatggcaagatGATTGACTTTAAAGTTGACTCAGGAGCTGATGTCACAGTCATCTCAGAATCGCCTTGAACCCCTTCCAcagctgaagtcacctgacacagctctgattagccctggaggaattctgaGCTGCTTGGGctagttcaccacagaaacaaatTACAAAGACGAAAGCTATGCATTCAGAGTGCATGTGATCAAAGCCCAACAACCTTCTCAGCTGTAGTGTAGCAGCCAGGATGGGCCTAGTGAGGAGGGTGGAAGAACTCAATGAAGAATTTAATGATactggacttttgaaaggagatccagtacaaatctatgtaagagacaatgctgaaccCTACAGTGTACGAACACCTCTACCAGAtgtagtagagagagagagcctggagtaCTGGGCCTGGCGTGAgatctgaggcctgaaccaaaggcCGTGAACCAGAGTACGCCTGGCCTTGGCAAAATAATAACGCACTAGATATTTACATAAATTACATATTAGACAAATACATTTCCGAAGGCTAGTACAGATACATCCCAATCTTGTACAGGATAAGATCATTCGACAGAATAATGAACAGGGATGTTTTATCCAACATATCAGgaacaaggggaggtaacaaacagaTGTCATGAAGCATGTAAGGTGGTACCTAAGTTGTTTATCCCAATTGTTTGGCTCAGTTTATAAATGTCAGGGTTCCTCGCCTTGATCCTTTGCATGGCTTGGGGACAGCAGAGACTCCTGCTGCTGACTGAATCACTCCTTGCCACTGGGCACTCATGTGTTAGTGGACCTCTAACCAAGGAGCCAGGGTGCTAGGACTCTGCCTTGAgagcaataaacctggctgagtgcCTTTGTCAGCAAACTGTGCCGATTGTCTTAATTGAAGTCTGCTGAATTAGCAGGCTCCATGATCGGCTAGTACTGATAATACTGGCGCTCCAAAGACAGAAAGGCTCCTACGGTCCAGTTTGCAGAGCTGAGATTTGCTCCTGGATCCACAAATCAAATTAATGCATTTTCAGAAGAGAGTGTTAGCCTTGggctacactacaaacttatgtcagtaCAAGTaggtggattttccacacccttgagcaacgcTGTTATACTGATCTAACTCCTGCTGTAGACAATACTGCGtcgacgggagggcttctcctgcgGACCGAAGCTACCGCCTCTCCGGGAAGTGGGGCACCCCCGTcggtgtagatcagtggttctcaaaactgGTTCgctgtttgttcagggaaagcccctggcgggccgggccagtttgtttacctgcaggttcggccgatcgcgccGCCCACCGGCcgcagttcgccactccaggccaatgggggctgcgggaagggcggccagcacatccctcggcccgcgccgcttcccgcagcccccattggtctggagcggcgaactgcggccagtgggcgccgcgatcggccgaacctgcggacgaggcaggaaaacaaaccggcccggcccgccaggggctttccctgaacaagcggcggaccggctttgaaaaccactggtgtagatagCATCTTCGCTGAGCGCGACCGCCGTGCAGCTGCACCGGTTCAGCGCTGGGAGTGCAGCCAAACAAACCCTTATTTTTATTCAGCATGGTGCAAAGTCGCCTTCTGGCAACCAGCCCCGGAGCGGGGACGAAGAGGGGGAATGGCTGCAGTGTCGTTACCGCACGGTAGGTAGGACGATTAAACAGGAGACAGAGGCGTGGACATGGGGGGCGCAGGAGGGTgcggctgtgggggggggcagcttaGGGACTAAAGCAGGACAAACCAGGTCGCCCAAAGAAAGCCACGGTCACAAACCGTGCAGCCCTTGTcccgggctgggtggggggggtcacaggggCCCCAACAGCGCAGCCGACCACAGCACCTTTCtacgcccctcccccagccctgatccccttcacACCCCAAgccctttctgccccccccccccgggcctgcCCCTTTGATATCCCCTTAAGCCCCCTCTGTGCTcacccccccaggccctgcccctttaATACCCCCCCCAGTTACCTCCTCTgagctccccaaccccctgctctgccctttgGGGCCTGCCCCAATTCCCCCGCCCGgggcctgccccctgctcccctctctgGGCTCCCTCACCCCCCCTGGGGCCTGCCCCTTTAAGACCCCCACCTTTGGACCCCTCCCGGACACCGTACAGCAAGCCTGTGCTCCCCCGTCACGTGACGCCCGCACGCCGGGGAGGAAGGCAGGCCTCGGTTTATCACCCAGCACGTGACGCTCGGCCGCCTTCCCTCACGTGACTGGGCCGCTCttccgcctccctc is a genomic window containing:
- the LOC141976625 gene encoding uncharacterized protein LOC141976625 isoform X2, whose translation is MTGLHVLLLVSLLTSGSVRGRRVCGKEAIRVLQNVTKLLGDATDGILYTPEDITVCMAENLNCFHTELRVIQWEHREHTESLSLLIRHLSQLEKLRTCKTDRQCHPCEGHQEQPMPQFLSKLLEQLQWDCWVQGSNMHSCPS
- the LOC141976625 gene encoding interleukin-15-like isoform X1, whose product is MTGLHVLLLVSLLTSGSVRGRRVCGKEAIRVLQNVTKLLGDATDGILYTPEDITQVCMAENLNCFHTELRVIQWEHREHTESLSLLIRHLSQLEKLRTCKTDRQCHPCEGHQEQPMPQFLSKLLEQLQWDCWVQGSNMHSCPS